The Lycium barbarum isolate Lr01 chromosome 12, ASM1917538v2, whole genome shotgun sequence genome includes a region encoding these proteins:
- the LOC132622965 gene encoding zinc finger protein CONSTANS-LIKE 2: MLKKENFDGNSNNWARVCDSCGSAACTVYCRADSAYLCAGCDARIHAASLVASRHERVWVCEACERAPAAFLCKADAASLCASCDADIHSANPLARRHHRVPIMPIPGTLFGPPAVDTVGSGSMMIGGPTGEGTEDDGFLSLTQDADDTTIDDEDEDEAASWLLLNPPVKNNNNKNNVNNNNHNNQNNNYGMLFGGEVVDDYLDLAEYGGDSQFNDQYSVNQQQQHYSLPQKSYGGDSVVPVQNGQGKSLMLYHQQQRQQSHHLNFQLGMEYGNSNTGYGYPATMSHSVSISSMDVSVVPESALSETSNSHPRPPKGTIDLFSGPSIQIPPQLTPMDREARVLRYREKKKNRKFEKTIRYASRKAYAETRPRIKGRFAKRTDVEAEVDQMFSAQLMADSSYGIVPSF; this comes from the exons ATGTTGAAAAAGGAGAATTTTGATGGCAACAGCAATAACTGGGCAAGGGTGTGCGACTCTTGCGGTTCCGCTGCATGTACCGTTTACTGCCGGGCGGATTCCGCCTATTTGTGTGCGGGCTGTGATGCCCGCATACATGCAGCAAGTCTCGTGGCTTCTCGTCACGAGCGTGTCTGGGTTTGCGAGGCCTGTGAGCGTGCCCCTGCAGCCTTTCTTTGCAAGGCGGATGCAGCCTCACTATGTGCCTCCTGCGACGCTGACATCCATTCTGCCAACCCCTTGGCGCGCCGTCACCACCGTGTCCCAATTATGCCCATTCCAG GAACCCTTTTTGGACCTCCAGCTGTTGACACCGTTGGCAGTGGTTCTATGATGATTGGTGGACCCACAGGGGAAGGAACGGAGGATGATGGGTTCTTGAGTTTGACTCAAGATGCAGATGATACGACCATAGATGACGAAGATGAAGACGAAGCTGCTTCATGGTTGTTGTTGAATCCTCCTGttaaaaacaacaataataagaaCAACGTTAACAataacaaccacaacaatcaaaataaCAACTATGGGATGTTGTTTGGTGGGGAAGTAGTGGATGACTACTTGGATCTTGCGGAGTACGGAGGGGATAGTCAGTTTAACGATCAGTACAGTGttaatcagcagcaacaacattACTCTCTTCCTCAAAAGAGCTATGGTGGAGATAGCGTGGTGCCAGTTCAGAATGGACAAGGAAAATCTTTAATGCTTTACCACCAACAGCAACGACAACAAAGTCACCATCTGAATTTTCAGCTGGGAATGGAGTATGGCAATTCTAACACTGGATATGGATACCCTGCTACTATGAGCCACAGT GTTTCCATTTCGTCGATGGATGTCAGTGTTGTCCCAGAATCTGCACTAAGTGAAACTTCAAACTCCCACCCACGACCACCAAAAGGGACCATTGATCTGTTCTCTGGCCCTTCAATTCAGATACCTCCCCAGCTTACTCCAATGGATAGAGAAGCCAGAGTCCTAAGGTACagagagaagaagaagaaccgtAAATTTGAGAAAACCATAAGGTATGCTTCAAGAAAAGCCTACGCAGAAACAAGGCCAAGAATCAAAGGCCGATTCGCGAAAAGAACGGACGTAGAGGCTGAAGTAGACCAGATGTTCTCCGCACAATTAATGGCAGATAGCAGTTATGGGATTGTGCCTTCATTCTGA